A region from the Drosophila ananassae strain 14024-0371.13 chromosome 2L, ASM1763931v2, whole genome shotgun sequence genome encodes:
- the LOC116654525 gene encoding uncharacterized protein LOC116654525: protein MPTIMFWSLISCNLKCSNVLPCVKNDAVNDVSVRCELKAESQEIQP from the coding sequence ATGCCAACAATTATGTTTTGGAGTCTCATTAGTTGCAACTTAAAGTGTTCTAATGTGTTGCCGTGTGTGAAGAACGATGCCGTTAATGATGTAAGCGTCAGGTGTGAGCTGAAAGCTGAGAGCCAGGAGATTCAGCCATAG
- the LOC6500919 gene encoding uncharacterized protein LOC6500919, translated as MDGKFYYLCGLLVVLSLIAETLQQDTTAAPAGDSTPGAGETPKPESAGGDKTGTTEAAKPDTPGGTNPASSSGSKCKLHEIMTQGGCRPRESFLSGIIERSWKDQGFDHFKARSGSEHGGKCLAGQVMTPNGCRNMLDMTHDNEPRFQVKHSNLAGSEVVHSHFGAKLEAGKPEHNRKTKGKKKSRKIGGPPIPGHNRPRPYAYIPGRLLRSQRQCRPYETLNREGKCIRKTAVKTGKYEHRNHYYGLQKRHRHEAAEKTPLNMG; from the exons ATGgatggaaaattttattaccTGTGCGGGTTATTAGTGGTTCTCAGCCTCATAGCTGAAACCCTTCAGCAGGACACGACTGCAGCTCCTGCCGGTGATTCAACGCCTGGCGCCGGGGAAACTCCTAAGCCGGAATCCGCCGGTGGAGACAAGACAGGAACTACGGAAGCGGCCAAGCCCGATACCCCCGGCGGTACCAATCCAGCTTCATCATCCGGGTCCAAGTGCAAGCTACATGAAATAATGACCCAAGGCGGTTGCCGTCCGCGGGAGTCCTTTTTAAGCGGTATTATCGAACGATCCTGGAAAGATCAAGGGTTTGATCATTTCAAAGCCAGGTCTGGAAGTGAGCATGGTGGAAAATGCTTAGCTGGTCAAGTGATGACCCCGAATGGATGCAGAAATATGTTGGATATGACGCACGATAATGAGCCTCGGTTTCAAGTGAAGCACAGTAATTTGGCGGGATCTGAAGTGGTGCACTCCCACTTCGGGGCAAAACTGGAAGCGGGGAAACCAGAGCACAATCGTAAAACTAAAGGAAAGAAAAAGTCTAGAAAAATCGGAGGACCTCCCATTCCGGGACACAATCGGCCCCGTCCATATGCCTATATACCAGGGAGACTACTTCGAAGTCAAAGGCAGTGCCGACCATACGAAACCCTGAATAGAGAAGGAAAATGTATTCGGAAAACTGCAGTAAAGACGGGGAAATACGAGCACAGGAATCATTATTATGGATTGCAAAAGAGGCATCGTCatgaggctgctgaaaaaa CTCCGTTAAACATGGGTTGA
- the LOC26514342 gene encoding uncharacterized protein LOC26514342: protein MFFEPKVNQFTVSTKNNMKQRANVLWELFVVFTFIGKTLQQDTTVAAAAGDGGSTPAAGDTSKPESAGGDKPVTPANPGSGDGSPTASSGSKCKPSEILTQSGCVDRESFLNRVVVRSWKDEGFDREKYNSGMMQSAKCLAGQVMTPHGCRNILDSPHAEEARAPMHHSNLMGSKVIYSGIGAHAGEEKSENHKKVKPANESGGPRILGENRPRHYVFLPGRALRHKKRCRSYEVRGMENRCIRRRKPSTKRKHNETQEANRHEAPTKDSTMRRRRSINKFVLLA from the coding sequence ATGTTTTTCGAACCAAAAGTAAATCAGTTCACAGTTTCGACTAAAAACAACATGAAACAAAGAGCCAACGTCCTTTGGGAGTTATTTGTAGTTTTTACCTTTATAGGGAAAACCTTACAACAGGACACGACTGTAGCTGCTGCCGCCGGTGACGGAGGTTCCACCCCCGCCGCCGGTGATACATCTAAACCAGAGTCCGCCGGTGGAGACAAACCTGTTACTCCTGCTAATCCAGGGTCCGGAGATGGAAGCCCAACAGCAAGCTCCGGGTCGAAGTGCAAGCCTTCAGAAATATTGACCCAAAGCGGCTGCGTCGATCGGGAGTCCTTTTTGAACCGAGTAGTCGTGCGCTCCTGGAAGGACGAAGGGTTTGATAGAGAGAAATATAATTCTGGAATGATGCAAAGTGCCAAATGCCTGGCTGGCCAAGTGATGACTCCGCATGGGTGCAGAAATATTCTAGATTCGCCGCACGCCGAAGAGGCACGAGCACCGATGCATCACAGCAACTTAATGGGTTCCAAAGTGATTTACTCAGGTATTGGAGCCCACGCGGGTGAAGAGAAATCAGAAAACCACAAAAAAGTTAAGCCGGCCAATGAGAGTGGGGGACCTCGCATTTTAGGAGAAAATCGGCCTCGCCATTACGTATTCTTACCAGGAAGAGCTCTACGCCACAAAAAAAGGTGTCGATCATACGAAGTGAGGGGCATGGAAAACCGATGCATTCGCAGGAGGAAGCCAAGCACCAAAAGAAAACATAATGAAACTCAAGAAGCAAATCGTCATGAGGCTCCCACTAAAGACAGTACAATGCGTAGAAGAAGGTCGATAAACAAGTTTGTTTTATTAGCCTGA